In the genome of Methanocaldococcus sp., one region contains:
- a CDS encoding CoB--CoM heterodisulfide reductase iron-sulfur subunit A family protein has translation MSPRVGVFVCYCGSNINGVVDCEAVRDFAEKLDGVVVAKTYPFMCADPGQNLIKECIKEYNLDRIVVAACTPKIHEPTFRNCIKEAGLSPYYLEFVNIREQCAFVHMNDPEKATKKAMELVAGGVERAKKLEDVPQKVVNVDKSCLIIGGGIAGIQAALDLGDQGYKVYLVEKEPSIGGRMAQLAKTFPTDDCAMUILAPKMVSVANHPNVELITYVEVKNVEGYIGNFEVTIEKKPRYVDENICTGCGACAAVCPIEVPNEFDLGLGTRKAIYVPFAQAVPLVYTIDMEHCIRCGLCEKACGPGAIRYDQKPEEIKLKVGTIICAVGYDEFDATLKEEYGYGVYDNVITTLELERMINPAGPTGGHEIRPSDGKHPHRVVFIQCVGSRDAKVGKPYCSRICCMFALKNAQLLKQHDPNTEVYICYMDIRAFGKGYEEYYRRAQEQFGVKFIRGRPACIMEDPETKNLIVRVEDTLLGEIVEIEADLVVLSAGLSPRPDNPKLAKMLGIELSPDGFFKELHPKLAPVNTKVDGVAIAGVAQGPKDIPDTVAQAKGAASAVSIPMAQGEFKIEMIRAVVDEDICGGCEVCAKMCPYNAITYVEKDGHKVAQVNDVACKGCGACAGACPSGAMQLRYYRDEQIISFIDGVLEAHQKLES, from the coding sequence ATGTCCCCAAGAGTTGGGGTATTTGTCTGTTATTGTGGATCAAACATTAATGGTGTTGTAGATTGTGAGGCAGTTAGAGATTTTGCAGAAAAATTAGATGGAGTTGTTGTTGCTAAAACATATCCTTTTATGTGTGCTGATCCAGGTCAAAACTTGATTAAAGAATGTATAAAGGAATATAACTTAGATAGGATCGTTGTAGCTGCATGTACTCCAAAGATCCACGAGCCTACTTTTAGAAATTGTATAAAAGAAGCAGGGTTATCTCCATATTACTTAGAGTTCGTAAATATTAGAGAACAGTGTGCATTTGTACATATGAATGATCCAGAAAAAGCTACTAAAAAGGCAATGGAGTTAGTTGCAGGAGGTGTAGAAAGAGCTAAGAAATTAGAAGATGTTCCTCAAAAAGTTGTTAATGTAGATAAATCTTGCCTTATAATTGGAGGAGGTATTGCAGGAATCCAAGCAGCTCTTGACTTGGGAGATCAAGGTTATAAAGTATATTTAGTAGAGAAAGAGCCATCAATTGGAGGAAGGATGGCTCAACTTGCTAAGACATTCCCAACTGATGACTGTGCTATGTGAATTTTGGCTCCAAAGATGGTTAGCGTTGCAAACCACCCCAATGTTGAGCTCATAACCTATGTCGAAGTTAAAAATGTCGAAGGATACATTGGAAACTTTGAAGTTACAATTGAAAAAAAGCCAAGATATGTTGATGAAAATATTTGTACTGGATGTGGAGCCTGTGCCGCAGTTTGTCCAATTGAAGTTCCAAATGAGTTTGATTTAGGATTAGGTACAAGAAAAGCAATTTATGTTCCATTTGCTCAGGCAGTTCCATTGGTATATACAATAGATATGGAACACTGTATAAGATGTGGACTCTGTGAAAAAGCTTGTGGCCCTGGAGCTATAAGATACGATCAAAAACCAGAAGAGATTAAATTGAAAGTAGGAACAATAATCTGTGCAGTAGGTTATGATGAATTTGATGCAACATTAAAAGAAGAGTATGGATATGGAGTTTATGACAACGTCATAACAACATTAGAATTAGAGAGAATGATTAATCCCGCAGGTCCTACTGGTGGGCATGAAATAAGACCAAGTGATGGAAAGCATCCTCATAGAGTAGTATTTATACAGTGTGTAGGTTCAAGAGATGCTAAAGTTGGAAAACCATACTGTTCAAGAATTTGCTGTATGTTTGCCTTAAAAAATGCTCAGTTACTTAAACAGCATGATCCAAACACTGAAGTTTATATCTGCTATATGGATATCAGGGCTTTCGGTAAAGGATATGAAGAATACTATAGAAGAGCTCAGGAACAGTTTGGAGTTAAGTTCATTAGAGGAAGACCAGCATGCATAATGGAAGATCCAGAAACAAAGAACTTAATTGTTAGAGTAGAAGATACATTGTTAGGAGAAATTGTAGAAATTGAAGCTGATTTAGTTGTATTGTCAGCAGGATTATCACCAAGACCAGACAATCCAAAATTAGCAAAAATGCTTGGTATAGAATTAAGTCCAGATGGATTCTTCAAAGAATTACATCCAAAGTTAGCTCCAGTAAATACAAAAGTTGATGGTGTAGCAATTGCAGGAGTTGCTCAAGGACCAAAAGACATTCCAGATACAGTTGCTCAAGCGAAAGGGGCTGCAAGTGCAGTGTCAATACCAATGGCTCAGGGAGAGTTTAAGATTGAGATGATTAGAGCAGTTGTTGATGAAGATATTTGTGGAGGATGTGAAGTTTGTGCTAAAATGTGTCCATATAATGCTATAACTTATGTAGAAAAAGATGGACATAAAGTAGCTCAAGTTAATGATGTTGCCTGTAAAGGTTGTGGAGCATGTGCTGGAGCATGTCCAAGTGGTGCTATGCAGTTGAGATATTACAGAGATGAGCAAATAATTTCATTTATTGATGGAGTATTAGAAGCTCACCAAAAATTAGAGAGTTAA